A genomic segment from Aridibaculum aurantiacum encodes:
- a CDS encoding aspartate aminotransferase family protein → MTLFDVYPLNNITITKAQGSFVWDENNEQYLDMYGGHAVISIGHTHPHWVKRIEEQLHKIAFYSNSIKIPIQQQLADKLAEVSGKNDYQLFLVNSGAEANENALKLASFYTSKRKAIAFTKAFHGRTSLAVAATDNKNIVAPINETDNIIFLPYNDVTALEQCFAEHGQEVCAVILEAIQGVGGIVVATDEFLQAIRRLCDQYNAVFIADSVQDGFGRSGSFFAHDLAGVQADVYSMAKGMGNGFPIGGILIAPHIQPKHFLLGTTFGGNHLACAAALAVLEVIAQEDLISNAIETGDYLLDQLRQIPAIQNVRGKGLMIGFDVPEEIKDLKKILLQQQHIFTGEAKPNVIRLLPSLALTRNEADQFLEGLKTAIASLQPTPAAHIS, encoded by the coding sequence ATGACTCTCTTCGACGTATACCCGCTCAACAACATCACCATCACAAAAGCGCAAGGCTCTTTTGTCTGGGATGAAAATAATGAACAGTATCTTGACATGTATGGTGGTCATGCAGTGATCAGCATCGGCCACACGCATCCACACTGGGTGAAGCGGATAGAGGAGCAGCTACATAAAATTGCTTTTTATTCCAATTCCATAAAAATTCCCATACAACAACAACTGGCTGATAAGCTGGCTGAAGTTTCCGGTAAAAATGACTACCAGTTGTTCCTGGTGAATAGTGGTGCAGAAGCAAATGAAAATGCACTGAAGCTTGCATCTTTTTATACTAGCAAGAGAAAAGCCATTGCTTTTACCAAAGCATTTCATGGTCGTACATCGCTTGCTGTAGCCGCTACCGACAACAAGAACATAGTGGCTCCTATCAATGAAACCGACAACATTATTTTTCTTCCTTACAATGATGTAACTGCACTAGAGCAATGCTTTGCTGAGCATGGACAAGAAGTATGTGCTGTTATACTGGAAGCCATCCAGGGTGTAGGAGGAATAGTGGTAGCAACAGATGAATTCTTACAAGCAATAAGAAGGTTGTGCGATCAATACAATGCAGTATTTATAGCCGATAGTGTGCAGGATGGTTTTGGTCGTAGCGGTTCTTTTTTTGCACACGATCTTGCCGGTGTGCAGGCTGATGTATATAGCATGGCAAAGGGCATGGGCAATGGATTTCCGATTGGAGGTATTCTAATAGCCCCGCACATACAACCAAAGCACTTTCTGCTCGGTACCACCTTTGGTGGAAACCATTTAGCATGTGCGGCTGCGCTGGCTGTACTAGAAGTGATAGCACAGGAAGATTTGATTTCAAATGCAATAGAAACCGGTGATTACCTGCTGGATCAACTTAGGCAAATACCAGCCATACAAAATGTAAGAGGTAAAGGTTTGATGATTGGATTTGATGTACCAGAAGAGATAAAAGATCTGAAGAAAATACTCCTTCAACAACAACATATATTTACGGGTGAAGCAAAGCCAAACGTCATAAGATTATTGCCTTCACTTGCACTTACAAGAAATGAAGCTGACCAGTTTCTAGAAGGATTAAAAACAGCCATTGCTTCACTTCAACCCACACCCGCAGCACACATTTCCTAA
- the argC gene encoding N-acetyl-gamma-glutamyl-phosphate reductase — MQKIKVGIIGGAGYTGGELIRLLINHPNAELTYVHSKSNAGKAVHAVHGDLVGETSVAFSSTFTDNVDVVFLCLGHGDAKKFLQENIDAFKSARIIDLSNDFRLSANAAFNEERSFVYGLPELNKQEIISATNVANPGCFATAIQLGLLPLAKAGLVTEVYTTGITGSTGAGQGLSATSHFSWRANNVQAYKTLSHQHLGEISQSLHQLQVKQDVDISFVPWRGDFTRGIFISSQLNCPLTQQEVHELFEEYYAEHPFTFVSNEPIFLKQVVNTNKCFIQLEKVGTKLVVHSIIDNLLKGASGQAVQNMNLMFGLDEKAGLRLKANFF, encoded by the coding sequence ATGCAAAAGATTAAGGTAGGTATCATAGGTGGTGCCGGCTATACCGGAGGGGAATTGATCAGGCTATTGATCAATCATCCTAATGCTGAACTTACTTATGTACATAGTAAAAGCAATGCAGGCAAAGCTGTACATGCTGTGCATGGCGACCTGGTTGGTGAAACATCTGTTGCATTTTCTTCCACCTTTACTGATAATGTAGATGTAGTATTTCTTTGCCTGGGTCATGGTGATGCGAAGAAGTTTTTGCAGGAAAATATTGATGCATTTAAAAGTGCCAGGATCATTGATCTTTCAAATGATTTCAGGCTTAGTGCAAACGCAGCATTCAATGAAGAAAGGAGTTTTGTATATGGCCTTCCTGAATTGAATAAACAAGAAATAATATCAGCAACCAATGTAGCCAATCCGGGTTGTTTTGCTACAGCTATACAACTTGGGTTGTTGCCTTTGGCTAAAGCAGGATTGGTAACAGAGGTATACACTACAGGCATAACCGGCTCCACTGGTGCAGGACAAGGATTATCTGCTACCAGCCATTTTAGCTGGAGAGCAAATAATGTACAGGCTTATAAAACGCTTTCGCACCAGCATCTTGGAGAGATCAGCCAGTCACTTCACCAGCTGCAGGTAAAGCAAGATGTTGACATCAGCTTTGTTCCATGGAGAGGTGATTTTACAAGAGGCATCTTTATCAGCTCACAACTCAACTGCCCTCTTACTCAGCAAGAGGTGCATGAACTGTTTGAAGAATATTATGCAGAGCATCCATTCACGTTTGTCAGCAATGAGCCTATTTTTTTAAAGCAAGTGGTAAACACCAACAAATGCTTTATTCAATTAGAGAAAGTAGGAACAAAACTCGTTGTGCATTCTATCATAGATAATTTATTAAAAGGAGCTTCAGGACAGGCTGTCCAAAACATGAACCTGATGTTTGGATTAGATGAAAAAGCAGGATTGCGATTAAAGGCGAATTTCTTTTAG
- a CDS encoding argininosuccinate synthase, with the protein MSTPSPSVVLGFSGGLDTSFCVKYLTETGYDVHSIIVNTGGFTKDELKQIETHAYDLGVKTHTAVDAVESYYNTIIKYLVFGNVLKNNTYPLSVSAERLIQALHISDHVETMQADAVAHGSTGAGNDQVRFDMIFNIMIPGIKIITPIRDLKLSREEEIEYLKSRNVEMNFEKSMYSINKGLWGTSVGGKETLKSNGMLPEEAWPTQVTASTEQDIKLHFVKGELKGVDDQEFEQPVHAIQYLQSIAAPYGIGRDVHVGDTIIGIKGRVGFEAAAPMIIIKAHHTLEKHVLTKWQLNWKDQLALFYGNWLHEGQILDPVMRDIEAFFEHAQLHVTGDVFVRLMPYRFVVLGIESDYDLMNSQFGSYGEMNNGWTGEDVRGFSKIFGNQTSIYYQVKDSLDAKD; encoded by the coding sequence ATGTCAACTCCATCACCTTCTGTTGTCCTTGGTTTTAGTGGTGGTTTAGATACTTCATTTTGCGTGAAGTACTTAACCGAAACTGGCTATGATGTGCATAGCATCATTGTAAATACGGGTGGCTTCACCAAAGATGAACTGAAGCAAATAGAAACGCATGCCTATGACCTGGGCGTAAAAACACATACTGCTGTTGATGCGGTAGAAAGCTATTACAATACCATTATCAAGTACCTGGTATTTGGCAATGTTTTAAAAAATAATACTTACCCACTGAGTGTAAGTGCAGAGCGACTGATACAGGCACTGCATATTTCAGATCATGTAGAAACGATGCAGGCAGATGCCGTAGCACACGGAAGCACTGGTGCCGGCAACGACCAGGTACGCTTCGATATGATCTTCAACATTATGATCCCCGGCATTAAGATCATCACGCCTATCCGCGACCTGAAACTAAGCCGTGAAGAAGAGATAGAATACCTGAAGAGCCGTAATGTGGAAATGAACTTCGAGAAGTCGATGTACTCTATCAACAAAGGCTTGTGGGGCACAAGTGTTGGTGGAAAAGAAACGCTGAAATCCAATGGCATGTTGCCTGAAGAAGCATGGCCTACGCAGGTAACTGCCAGCACGGAACAAGATATTAAACTACACTTTGTAAAAGGTGAGCTGAAAGGTGTGGATGACCAGGAATTTGAACAACCTGTTCATGCTATACAATATTTGCAAAGTATAGCAGCACCTTATGGTATAGGCAGAGATGTACACGTGGGTGATACTATAATAGGCATCAAAGGTCGTGTAGGTTTTGAAGCTGCTGCACCTATGATAATCATCAAAGCTCACCACACGTTAGAGAAGCATGTGCTTACCAAATGGCAATTGAACTGGAAAGATCAACTTGCTTTGTTCTATGGCAACTGGTTGCACGAAGGCCAGATACTTGACCCGGTAATGAGAGATATAGAAGCATTTTTTGAGCACGCACAATTACATGTAACGGGCGATGTATTTGTTCGCTTGATGCCTTATCGCTTTGTGGTGCTTGGAATAGAATCTGACTATGACCTGATGAACAGCCAGTTTGGTAGCTATGGTGAAATGAACAATGGCTGGACAGGTGAAGACGTAAGAGGCTTCAGCAAGATCTTTGGCAACCAGACATCGATTTATTACCAGGTAAAAGATAGTTTAGATGCAAAAGATTAA
- a CDS encoding GNAT family N-acetyltransferase, which produces MEQEIIIRVANSGDVHYASTITDEMEASAKARGTGIAKRSPDYVAMKMTEGKAVIAHTADGTWVGFCYIEAWGHEKFVANSGLIVSPAFRKSGVAKSIKKRIFDLSREKYPEAKIFGLTTGLAVMKINSELGYEPVTYSELTDDEEFWKGCKACVNYDILMSKDRKNCLCTGMLYDPKDHYEPEETAADFKKHSKLYERFMKIKQSRLLKALRKKDPTGNRKPGKISLFNFLLGLLH; this is translated from the coding sequence GTGGAGCAGGAAATTATAATAAGGGTAGCCAATAGTGGCGATGTGCATTACGCAAGTACCATTACAGACGAAATGGAAGCTTCGGCAAAAGCACGTGGTACTGGTATTGCAAAACGCAGCCCGGATTATGTAGCCATGAAAATGACTGAGGGCAAAGCCGTGATAGCACATACCGCAGACGGTACCTGGGTTGGCTTCTGCTATATAGAGGCGTGGGGCCATGAGAAGTTTGTGGCTAACAGTGGTTTAATTGTTAGTCCTGCTTTCAGGAAGAGCGGCGTAGCTAAAAGCATCAAAAAACGCATCTTCGATCTTTCACGCGAAAAATATCCTGAGGCAAAAATATTCGGTCTTACTACCGGGCTTGCTGTTATGAAGATCAACAGCGAGTTAGGCTATGAACCCGTTACCTATTCTGAGCTAACAGACGACGAGGAATTCTGGAAAGGCTGTAAAGCTTGTGTGAACTACGACATACTGATGAGCAAAGACAGGAAGAACTGCCTGTGCACCGGTATGTTGTACGATCCTAAAGATCATTATGAGCCAGAAGAAACCGCAGCTGATTTTAAGAAGCACTCTAAGCTGTATGAGCGTTTCATGAAAATAAAGCAGAGCCGCCTATTGAAGGCTTTGCGCAAAAAAGATCCTACTGGCAATCGTAAGCCAGGAAAAATATCTTTGTTCAACTTTTTGCTTGGCCTTTTACACTAA
- a CDS encoding outer membrane beta-barrel protein: MKHSTLLFVFAFFSLVSFGQSRSSGSVSGRLIDSVSNQELKDATISILDAADSALVVYGLSKADGSFAVENIPFGSYQLLISFQGYKEVRRPFVVTKEKTGFNAGVLHLAPLPIELQEVTVKTSPITIKGDTTEFNAGHFKTKPNATAEDLLKKLPGVEVEKDGTVKAQGENVRRVLVDGKRFFGDDPKTATRNLPTDMIDKIQVYDAQSDQSAFSGFDDGNREKTINIVTRKDRRKGMFGKATVGAGDNDRYAANLNFNKFNGSQQISFIGQGNNTNNQNFSIQDILGTMNSGGGGGGGNRGGGMQLGRSMANIGNFIGGTSPGIATTWAAGLNYNDAWSKKTSVSGSYFVNSMNTLNSQERFTENFTPNDSSIFRNNTSFSNNKNLNHRFNFEIDQKLDSMNSLLIRPSISLQESDNFRESRTFSTRGKTINQNEAQSLNNSQINGYNFNNSILYRRRFGKRGRSLSLNLTQAFNNSHTDRHTLNYTTTYFGAGARRDTIDQVSTIDRNGRALGANVSFTEPIGTKGHLEMSYNASFNNNNSQQETRRMNEGSGKYDRLDSILTNSFENSNNSHRIGINYRRQVSKEWNYTLGMAVQRATLESDNLTRGTTLSQTFNNFFPTVMLQYSKNRTKNLRINYRGSTRQPGINQLQEVIDNSNPLNITTGNAALEQEFQHSLSLFFTNIDIFTFKNFVASINGSFINNKIGNAYYINSTNAPVIISQDVVLAPLAQFTRPVNIDGAYNISGFINYGFPVKKPRSNINLTTNLAHSRDVNLINNVRSFTRNYVIGETVRYTLNLKERLDLNFASTSTFTMARYSQTAATERQQQTNGDFFTQIFSVEPTYTTKNGWVVTSDFDYTINRGQSEGFNQTIPLWTASIGRMFLKNKQGEIKLTVFDLLNQNKSITRNVNQNYIEDVRTQVLQRYFMLSFTYNLRAFKGQQQQTPFPMNMIPRGANRQIRIMQ; the protein is encoded by the coding sequence ATGAAACACTCTACCCTTCTTTTCGTTTTTGCTTTTTTCAGCCTTGTTTCGTTTGGCCAATCGCGCAGCTCCGGATCGGTTTCTGGCCGGTTGATTGACTCAGTCAGCAACCAGGAATTGAAAGACGCCACCATTTCCATACTCGATGCGGCTGATTCTGCTTTGGTCGTTTACGGACTAAGTAAAGCTGATGGTAGTTTTGCAGTAGAAAATATCCCTTTTGGAAGTTACCAGCTGCTTATCAGCTTCCAGGGGTATAAAGAAGTACGACGTCCTTTTGTAGTAACTAAAGAAAAAACAGGATTCAATGCTGGTGTGCTACACCTGGCTCCACTGCCGATTGAGCTGCAGGAGGTAACGGTAAAAACCTCTCCCATAACTATTAAAGGTGATACCACAGAGTTCAATGCAGGTCATTTTAAAACCAAACCCAATGCTACAGCCGAAGACCTGCTGAAAAAATTGCCAGGGGTGGAAGTAGAAAAAGATGGTACGGTGAAGGCACAGGGCGAAAATGTGCGCCGGGTACTGGTAGATGGAAAACGCTTTTTTGGCGATGATCCAAAAACCGCCACGCGCAACCTGCCCACCGACATGATTGATAAGATACAGGTATATGATGCGCAAAGCGATCAGAGTGCCTTTAGTGGCTTTGATGATGGTAACCGCGAAAAAACCATAAACATTGTAACCCGCAAAGACCGCCGCAAAGGCATGTTTGGAAAAGCAACCGTAGGTGCCGGTGACAATGATCGTTATGCTGCCAATTTGAACTTCAACAAATTCAATGGCAGCCAGCAGATCTCTTTTATTGGACAGGGCAACAATACCAACAACCAAAACTTTAGTATCCAGGATATTTTAGGAACTATGAATTCTGGTGGCGGCGGCGGTGGTGGAAACCGTGGCGGCGGCATGCAATTGGGTCGTAGTATGGCCAATATTGGAAATTTTATTGGCGGAACTTCACCTGGTATAGCTACCACGTGGGCGGCTGGACTTAACTACAACGACGCCTGGAGCAAAAAGACGTCTGTAAGCGGAAGCTATTTTGTGAATAGTATGAATACACTGAACAGCCAGGAACGATTTACCGAAAACTTCACCCCCAACGACTCATCCATATTTAGAAACAACACCAGTTTTTCGAATAACAAGAACCTAAACCACCGCTTCAACTTCGAGATCGACCAGAAGCTGGACTCGATGAACTCGCTGCTGATCAGGCCATCGATCAGCTTGCAGGAAAGCGACAACTTTAGAGAATCGCGTACATTCTCTACACGTGGCAAAACCATAAATCAAAATGAAGCACAGAGCTTGAACAATAGCCAGATTAATGGCTACAACTTCAACAACAGCATCTTGTACCGTCGCCGCTTTGGTAAAAGAGGTCGGTCGCTGTCACTAAACCTGACACAGGCCTTCAACAACAGCCACACCGACAGGCACACCCTTAACTATACCACCACCTATTTTGGCGCAGGCGCCCGCCGCGACACTATTGACCAAGTGAGCACCATAGACAGGAATGGCAGAGCCTTGGGCGCTAATGTTTCATTTACCGAACCAATAGGCACAAAAGGCCATCTAGAAATGAGCTACAATGCGAGTTTCAACAACAACAATTCGCAGCAGGAAACCAGGCGCATGAACGAAGGGTCTGGCAAATACGACCGCTTGGACAGTATCCTCACCAACTCATTTGAGAATAGTAACAACTCGCACAGGATTGGCATAAACTACCGCAGGCAGGTAAGCAAAGAGTGGAATTACACTTTAGGTATGGCTGTTCAACGTGCTACTTTAGAAAGCGACAACCTTACTAGGGGCACTACACTCAGCCAAACGTTCAACAATTTCTTCCCAACTGTAATGCTGCAGTATAGTAAGAACAGAACGAAGAACCTTCGGATCAACTACAGGGGCAGCACCCGCCAACCAGGCATCAACCAGTTGCAGGAAGTGATCGACAACAGCAACCCACTGAACATCACTACCGGTAATGCGGCGCTGGAGCAGGAGTTCCAGCACAGCCTTAGCCTGTTCTTCACCAATATCGACATCTTTACGTTCAAGAACTTTGTAGCGAGCATCAACGGAAGTTTTATCAATAATAAGATTGGTAATGCCTACTATATCAACAGCACCAATGCGCCTGTTATCATTAGCCAGGATGTAGTATTGGCACCGCTGGCACAGTTTACACGCCCGGTTAATATCGATGGCGCCTACAACATCTCTGGCTTTATCAACTATGGTTTCCCGGTGAAAAAGCCACGCTCAAACATTAACCTGACCACCAACCTGGCACACAGCCGCGACGTGAACCTGATAAATAACGTGAGAAGTTTTACCAGGAATTACGTGATTGGTGAAACGGTACGCTACACGCTCAACCTGAAAGAGCGCCTCGACCTGAATTTTGCAAGCACATCTACTTTTACCATGGCCCGCTATAGCCAGACAGCTGCCACCGAAAGGCAACAGCAAACGAATGGCGATTTCTTCACCCAGATATTTTCAGTAGAGCCTACATACACTACTAAGAATGGTTGGGTAGTAACCAGTGATTTTGATTATACTATCAACCGCGGCCAAAGCGAAGGTTTCAACCAAACCATTCCTTTGTGGACCGCCAGCATCGGCAGGATGTTCCTGAAGAACAAGCAAGGCGAAATAAAACTGACGGTGTTTGACCTGCTGAACCAAAACAAGAGCATTACCCGCAATGTGAACCAGAACTATATTGAGGATGTAAGAACACAGGTATTGCAGCGCTATTTCATGTTGTCGTTTACCTACAACCTGCGAGCTTTTAAAGGGCAGCAACAGCAGACGCCGTTTCCTATGAATATGATACCTAGGGGAGCAAACAGGCAGATAAGAATAATGCAATAG
- a CDS encoding SRPBCC family protein: MPLIHLTTFIEAPVDLVFDLSRSVDLHTASMKDTDEVAIGGTTTGLLKKGDHVVWQAKHLFKRRQLEISITEMRTSSMFIDEMTRGDFKFMKHEHHFKEVQNGTIMIDLFSFESPFGGLGKLLNYLFLTRYMRQLLVQRNTHIKQYAEGNGWKAILKAPANIKGAVNEK; encoded by the coding sequence ATGCCTCTCATTCATTTAACCACTTTCATAGAAGCGCCTGTTGATCTTGTATTCGATTTAAGTAGAAGTGTTGACCTGCATACCGCCTCGATGAAGGATACCGATGAAGTAGCAATTGGTGGCACAACCACAGGCTTACTTAAAAAGGGTGACCATGTAGTGTGGCAGGCGAAGCACTTGTTCAAGCGGAGGCAATTGGAGATCTCTATTACTGAAATGCGTACAAGCAGCATGTTTATAGACGAAATGACAAGAGGCGATTTCAAGTTCATGAAACACGAGCACCATTTTAAAGAGGTGCAGAATGGAACCATCATGATCGACCTATTTTCTTTTGAATCACCTTTTGGTGGTCTTGGAAAGCTGTTGAACTATCTTTTTCTGACCCGCTATATGCGCCAATTGCTTGTGCAGCGCAACACTCATATAAAACAATATGCAGAAGGGAACGGATGGAAGGCAATATTGAAAGCACCTGCAAATATCAAAGGCGCTGTAAACGAGAAATGA
- a CDS encoding septal ring lytic transglycosylase RlpA family protein gives MMKLLSLVICLFLLLSCSRKTVESGKASYYADKFNGRPTASGEIFRQSKRTAAHRTLPFGTRVIVVNQSNGKRVKVRINDRGPFVSGRIIDLSRKAARKLGMIQQGVVPVEIKYRYKN, from the coding sequence ATGATGAAATTACTCTCACTGGTAATCTGCTTGTTCCTGCTGTTATCATGTAGTAGAAAAACTGTAGAATCAGGCAAGGCTTCTTATTATGCAGATAAGTTTAATGGCAGGCCAACCGCCAGTGGCGAAATCTTTAGGCAATCTAAAAGAACAGCAGCACATCGCACCTTACCTTTTGGCACCCGCGTAATCGTGGTAAACCAGTCAAATGGAAAAAGAGTAAAAGTTCGCATCAACGATCGTGGACCTTTTGTAAGTGGTAGGATAATAGACTTAAGCCGCAAAGCAGCCAGGAAGCTTGGCATGATACAACAAGGTGTTGTTCCTGTTGAAATTAAGTATCGGTATAAAAATTGA